ATGGCTAaactgtcatccatgatggagaatgactcccaccccatgcaggacaccatctcagcactatAGAGCTGAGAGCGACGAGCGACAAGCTGCttcacccaaagtgtgtgaaggagcactatcgcaggtccttccttcctgcagctgtcagactccacaaccagcactgctcccagtagaccatgaccagcactgctcccagtagaccacttacacaccaaacaactgacaataacctgatattttcaggtggaatttcattcattcattcattctcactgtgcaatataattttccactagtgcaattttgttaataataataattataataataataattataaactggacttatatagcgcctttcagaaacccaaggacactttacaaagggggcacacaaaatcatactaataaataacaggagaaactatagctaagtaattaaaagagtgatgtctttttatgatgtccttgttttatgatctttttatctatgtaaagtgtctgagttttttaataaattaaatgtattattattatattattattattattattattattattattattattattattatgtgtaggaagagtcagctgagatcataggccttgatgaacaggtggtgtttgaggtgttttttgaaaatgtccagggatgaagcatttcttatttcaggagggagagagttccagagggcaggaggctaaataaataaatagtcttttttattgtcaatactgtatatactgctcctatttttatacttccttctatttaaatggttcatattttgttacactttgtttagctcttttttttttactgttagctgacgcatcttgtttttttgcactatcccctttgcagctttacactgcaaatgtccccactgcgggactaataaaggaatatcttatcttatcttatcgtatGTATCTGCCAGTTTGTTTCCACGTGTTGCACTTGAGAACGTTAGGAACGTTACCATGACGACCAACTGGGCCGCTGGTCTTTGGTCTGTGTCTCTGTagaaatatagtatatatatatatagtaaacaGTTAAAGTGTTTAATGTGGAGCAGTAACCAAGTGCTCagacattttattcattatgcCTCGTCGTGTTCGGTGTAACAGTTGTTCCTGGTGTGGCAACGGGTGGTCTAGATGTTCATGGTACCGGAGAGGTCAAGGTAGGttcagctaagctaagctaagctaagctaaactaagctaagctaagctaagctaacgttagcactGTCTTCAacttttatattgtgttttttacttttcgaCCACAGAttcaatttatattattatattttatatattattatatttatattgtgtgACGCGTTcagtttttgtaatgttttttacttttcgaCCACAGAttcaatttatattattatatatttatattattacatattatttatatattatatatgtatattattatatattattatttatatatttatattgtgtgATGCGTTcagtttttgtaatgttttttacttttcgaccacatattcaatttatattattatatttataattatatatttatattattattatatttatattgcgtGACGCGTTcagtttttgtaatgtttttcaCTTTTTGACCATAGAttcaatttatattattatttatatttatattattattattatatattatttatatttatattgtgtgACGCGTTcagtttttgtaatgttttttacttttcaacCACAGAttcaatttatattattatatttatatattatataattgtatttatatattatatatttatatcattattatacattattatttatattatatttatatcgTGTGACGCGTTCCGtttttgtaatgtgtttttacttttcGACCACAGATTCAAtttatagtattatatatatattatatatttatattattatatttaaattgtgTGACACGTTcagtttttgtaatgttttttacttttcgaCCACAGattaaatttatattattatattcatattatatatttatatatttatatatttatatattatatatttatattgttttacgCGTTcagtttttgtaatgttttttacttttcgaCCACAGattaaatttatattattatattcatatattatatttatatttatatatttatatattatatttttatatatttatatttatattgttttacgCGTTcagtttttgtaatgttttttacttttcgaCCACAGATTCAAACGTTTGAATTCCCCGCGCTATGGTCTCGCCCCGGAAGAGAAGCTGTGCGTAGTATTTCCGCTGTCATTTGGTCAACACGCAGCAGGAGAAGCTAGCATAGCCAGCAGCTAGTTAAAGAGCACTCCCTCCTCCGATCTCTGCTCGCCTTTGTGTGTTTCCTCTTGACACAAAAGGCTCCTCAACTTGTGATGTTGTAGCTTCTCCTTCCACAGCCTAGCGTCTGTGTTtcatgaaagagagagaaacgaAGCCCTGATATAGTTTTTCCACCCAggactgtgtgttttttatctaACACTATTCCAGAAATATGGCGGACGGCGGACATTACTACAACGGTAAGACACCCTGTTCACTTCACAATTGTCCTGACATCTATTGTGCCATTTGTACCGTTTTTCTCCAGACCGAGGGGAGTTTATGGTGAGGAGAGAGGTCAGGAACACTGGTTGCATGGTCTCTGGAGGTAAAATCATATATTGGGTGGGCCCAGCCTGGACGTCTAGTTATGTTActttatatacataaatattgaCCCAGTACTTAATTAGTATTACtatgtttaattattaatatgatCACAATACTAGAGAAAGGTTTATTGTCTTAAAACAGAATACATTGAATACAGTTACTGCAGACGTCAATAAGGCAaggaaagattttttttcccgagACATTAgtaatttaaaatgtgtatgttttgttttacaaatgtATATTGTGACTGTGTGACTCCTTTCACTGTCAGTCATCATAGTACATTATTAGGTATACTTTACTCTTAATTCTGTGATTTATATGCTAACAGAATGGTACTGTATAACTGATTGGGCTTAAAGTTTTTATTCGATTGTGTACGTTTGTGGTGTGATATTTAAGTCAAACTGACTAATTTTTTTTGGACTCTTGTTACCTTTCTCAGAACATGACGATAGAACACATGACGATAGAACTGCACCACAGTTTCGTAACCGTAAAATCAGAGGCTCGCACAAGGGTCGGTCCTATGACAGGTCCCGCAGAGACCGCCAACGGGGAAGCCATTCTGGAGGCTTTGGAGGTCCTGGGCCACGGTCTCGGCTTGACGATACTGATGCAGATGTAACTATGAGTGACAGCTCTCAGGACAACACCTCCCAGCACAGATTGTAAgtatgactgactgactgactgactgaccagCCAGTGTGGTgtttaacacattgttggtaATTCAACATTGTTAGTGTGACTCATTGATAAGCTCCAACCAAAATGAGGACCTTGCATATATTAATGAGACTCAGAGAATTGTGTCAAGAGTGGAAGCCAAAAGAAACTGTCAAGACtaattgtgtctgtctgtctttttttggTATGCTCTTTACATGTCCCACAGACAATAAGAGCTAAATTATTTTCATGTGGTTCTATTTCAACCACTTGGAGGCACCCTAAGATATGCCATAGTCAGTCACAGGAAGAGAAAGTAAAACAAGtctgaccattttcacatcGAGCACCACAGGCTGCTTTCAGAATATGGAAACCACAGTAAGTCATCTACCCGCTCAAAAAGTGCCGCTGGAAAAACGAGCAAAAGTgaaactgtaaaactaaattgaGCTCAGTCTAGTAACTTTGTTTGACTATTGCGTCATTGTTATCTTAgtgctgttttattttaacttaCTGGTGACTCAGACACCACACAGGCAtttcaaatattgtttttaggGATCCCTACCTTTTGCTAATAATGGAATTATAATGAGCCAGAAAAGGCCTGCGAGTTCTAAACAGGTGCAAACTAATATCAGCTcccagtgtatgtaaatgtataaaagGTAAAATGTAGAGTTTTCCACCACTAATCGAGCTATAAAGCAATGCTTTGATGAGAAGTTCCCCTTATTGTATGTATCATACTTGAGGATTCACCACAAACACTGGCATGACCTGATGCACATCGATTTTAGAGGCAGTAACAGTCGGTGGCTTAAATGCACCATGAAGGGTAACAAAACAGTCATAAAAGATGAGGAAAAAATAGAAGCATGgctttgctttgttgttttatGAAGTAGGAAGTGGATTCATAATGTGTGTTAAAGCCTTAATGAGAGGTGAGAAATGTAAACAggcctgtttgttttgttcctaTGGTGGACACTGGCTAAGGAAGCATTGTGTCAATATATGGCCTTGTTTTGTCTCCTTTAGCAATCCTTATGAAAGACCTTTTCGGAAAGGAGGAGACGGACGCTTTGACAGAGACAGGCGACAAGGCAAAGGGGGAGGAGGTGGTAGAGGAGGAGGCGGCTtcagaggaggagacagaggtgGCGGTGGAGGAGCGAAAAGCCGGTCAGGCTGGTACAAAGTTACGGTACGTATTATAACTGTTGCTACAGGACATTCATGTTTCTAACTCGTAACCTGTTAAAGGAGATCATATTTTACCTTGTCTGTGTGACAGATACCACatggaagaaaacatgacaaGAAGTGGTTAATAACGGCGCTTCAGAACATCTGTTCAGTTCCCTACACACCTGTACAGGTGAGTTTCAGCGCTGTCTTATGATTACTAATTATAaactaatacattttaaaaaaggcagACCATCTTGTGCTTTTTTAAATGCATACATGTGCTTTGAGTTTTGATAAACGTTGATAGTTATTTATGCTtcgtttttatttctttattcttgCCCCATTTTGACACACTCATAAGCTGAAGATTCTAAGGAAAACATCATCTTTGTATATATGAATTTTCATCATatctctttctccccccttcCGTCCAGTACCACGTTGACCATAACAGGGTCCATTTCTATGTGGATGATTCCTCTGCTGCCAATGCGTTGCACAAATGTTCTCACAAGATCACAGACTCAGACGGTTATAAGGTATGTTGGGTTAATAATGGAAATCTCACTCTTATTGCTGCAGAAAGTCTTTTAAGTCAGTTATCCTTAATGATCAGTTTTCTCATATGTATCTTCAGATCATGGTAACATCTTACACTGTTAATATTGTCTACACTGTCACTAAGTTCTGATTCTATCTACTTTGACAGTGTCACAAACCAATAGTTTTGCAACCACAACCTTTATACAATGAATAATCATAAATCAGATTTAATCTAAAACTTATGTTCGATACATCTATATTTACTAATGTCCCCCGTGCTATGTGATGTTTGTTTCTAAAAGGTTGAAGTGCACGTCAACCCCAGCGCTCCACCATCCTTCCTCCTCGCTGACCTGAAGCCTGAACACTTGGAGCACCTGAGGGTGAGCTAGAGGAAGTAACAAACTACCTGAAGGGTCTGAATGGGATGagacatttataaataaatgtttaagtCTCACAGATACAGTGGTTGAAATTTAATTTACTCTCTCTGATAAGATCAAAAATGgatcaaaaatacataaactaaaGAGTAGATTGATATTAATAGGCAAAATATGCAGATTTTTGCAGTGAGGTCTATCAGTTCACTTACATGTACTTAAGTAACCAGGTCGGCTTTGTACTTGATATGACAGAAGTGGAAAGGGTGTTTTGAAATTAAGTAGTTTGGTCTGAATGATGGAGAGACTTTTGAGTGCTATGTTTTCTTAGGAACAGACTTTGGTGTTACAGGAATTCATTTTTTAACGACAGTTAATTGAGTCCcttttccctcctccctctgacCCAATAAAAATTAATTGGAGGAAGTTTCTCTTAATTTTGACACATTTATGCTGTTCAGATGAGGCCTCTCATGTTGGCTGCTGTTTATCTTTCACAGCAATGCATGGCAAAACGCTTTGATGGCTCCCAGCAAGCTCTGGACTTGAACAACATCCGAACAGACCCAGGTAATTACTGTatactctctctcatccctttCACACACAAATTGTATGTATGACAGGATATTGAACACTGTCAATCCATACTAGACTAGTTGTTACAAGTTAATATCTGGTTGTTGCTGTTCAGACATTACTGCTAAACCATTGAATTATACAAGATTTTTCTTATATAATTATCTGTGCTAAACGGGGATCtagtctttcttcttcttcttctttagttgCTACAATGATGTTTTACATTGAGGATGTAATAGATGGTGCAGACAATCTGGTGATTAATTGAACATAGCAGAACTTTCCTTTATTACCTTACTGTCACtgaaaattaatttccaatctttgtttagtattttaattgctagtttttttttatgtggacaGACTTGGCGTCCCAGAACATTGAAGTCACCTTGAATAGGAAGACAAACATGGAAGCTGTCATCAAGATCATTGAAGAAAACATTCCAGAGGTAAAACTAATACACCAGATGTTTTTAATATTGgtgtctgaaaaaataagtcaaaaacTATTTGCTGTTGTCATAAAGAAGGTGCAAAACGTAGCCGCTTTTTAATCAAGCGATGGGTCCAACTGAATGTGCTTACACAcgcgtctctctgtctcttgccAGCTGACAGGCTTGAACCTCAGTAACAACCGTATTCACAAACTGGATGAACTCACAGATTTGGTTTCCAAGGCGCCTAATCTGAAGACACTCAACCTTTCCCACAATGAGGTGAAACAGGCTGTTCAGTCGATGGAGCGAATAATAACCAGGCTCTTgaccttatttatttttaaaacctcCTCTCACACCAACttgttctgtttctgtgtgctcGTCCAGCTGAAGTCAGACCGGGAGCTGGACAAGGTGAAAGGCCTGAAGCTGGTGGAGCTCTGGCTGAACAGGAACCCTCTGTGTGACCTCTTCAAGGACCGGGCCTCATACATCAGGTTAGTCAGCGATTTTGGGGGATGAGGGGAGAAGATTTCATGGAGGGGACACAGTGGTGGGACTGTTGTGTGTGAGTAGCAGTGTCCAGGAGTCTTCCCTATATGACAAGAGTATGCAGCAGCAGCGAGCTACAAAGGGAGATCAAGCAagcctttgtttgtgtgtttgtgagatgCATGTACAATAACTGAAACCATTTCCCCGACAGTCAagg
This DNA window, taken from Sebastes umbrosus isolate fSebUmb1 chromosome 9, fSebUmb1.pri, whole genome shotgun sequence, encodes the following:
- the zgc:153681 gene encoding nuclear RNA export factor 1 isoform X1: MEEFSGMDHVSVSQRSYPNLAVVTRVLNDNRGEFMVRREVRNTGCMVSGEHDDRTHDDRTAPQFRNRKIRGSHKGRSYDRSRRDRQRGSHSGGFGGPGPRSRLDDTDADVTMSDSSQDNTSQHRFNPYERPFRKGGDGRFDRDRRQGKGGGGGRGGGGFRGGDRGGGGGAKSRSGWYKVTIPHGRKHDKKWLITALQNICSVPYTPVQYHVDHNRVHFYVDDSSAANALHKCSHKITDSDGYKVEVHVNPSAPPSFLLADLKPEHLEHLRQCMAKRFDGSQQALDLNNIRTDPDLASQNIEVTLNRKTNMEAVIKIIEENIPELTGLNLSNNRIHKLDELTDLVSKAPNLKTLNLSHNELKSDRELDKVKGLKLVELWLNRNPLCDLFKDRASYISAVRQRFPRLLKLDGHDLPAPIGFDVETPTTIPPCKGSCFGSDEIKGVILRFLQQYYSIYDSGDRQPLLDAYHDGASLSLTTPYSTQNPSRSSLGEYHKDTRNLKRIKDSTIRFRLLKHTRLNVVAFLNELPKTQHDIASFTVDVNTFTNTLLSFTVSGVFKEVAVDGKSRESTMAFSRSLITVPSGNSGLCIVNDQLFIRMATTEEIRRAFVAPAPTPSSSPVPTLTAPQQEMLTAFSVKSCMNLEWSQKCLQDNEWDFNRAAQIFTQLKADGKIPDVAFIK
- the zgc:153681 gene encoding nuclear RNA export factor 1 isoform X5; the protein is MADGGHYYNEHDDRTHDDRTAPQFRNRKIRGSHKGRSYDRSRRDRQRGSHSGGFGGPGPRSRLDDTDADVTMSDSSQDNTSQHRFNPYERPFRKGGDGRFDRDRRQGKGGGGGRGGGGFRGGDRGGGGGAKSRSGWYKVTIPHGRKHDKKWLITALQNICSVPYTPVQYHVDHNRVHFYVDDSSAANALHKCSHKITDSDGYKVEVHVNPSAPPSFLLADLKPEHLEHLRQCMAKRFDGSQQALDLNNIRTDPDLASQNIEVTLNRKTNMEAVIKIIEENIPELTGLNLSNNRIHKLDELTDLVSKAPNLKTLNLSHNELKSDRELDKVKGLKLVELWLNRNPLCDLFKDRASYISAVRQRFPRLLKLDGHDLPAPIGFDVETPTTIPPCKGSCFGSDEIKGVILRFLQQYYSIYDSGDRQPLLDAYHDGASLSLTTPYSTQNPSRSSLGEYHKDTRNLKRIKDSTIRFRLLKHTRLNVVAFLNELPKTQHDIASFTVDVNTFTNTLLSFTVSGVFKEVAVDGKSRESTMAFSRSLITVPSGNSGLCIVNDQLFIRMATTEEIRRAFVAPAPTPSSSPVPTLTAPQQEMLTAFSVKSCMNLEWSQKCLQDNEWDFNRAAQIFTQLKADGKIPDVAFIK
- the zgc:153681 gene encoding nuclear RNA export factor 1 isoform X4 produces the protein MPRRVRCNSCSWCGNGWSRCSWYRRGQEHDDRTHDDRTAPQFRNRKIRGSHKGRSYDRSRRDRQRGSHSGGFGGPGPRSRLDDTDADVTMSDSSQDNTSQHRFNPYERPFRKGGDGRFDRDRRQGKGGGGGRGGGGFRGGDRGGGGGAKSRSGWYKVTIPHGRKHDKKWLITALQNICSVPYTPVQYHVDHNRVHFYVDDSSAANALHKCSHKITDSDGYKVEVHVNPSAPPSFLLADLKPEHLEHLRQCMAKRFDGSQQALDLNNIRTDPDLASQNIEVTLNRKTNMEAVIKIIEENIPELTGLNLSNNRIHKLDELTDLVSKAPNLKTLNLSHNELKSDRELDKVKGLKLVELWLNRNPLCDLFKDRASYISAVRQRFPRLLKLDGHDLPAPIGFDVETPTTIPPCKGSCFGSDEIKGVILRFLQQYYSIYDSGDRQPLLDAYHDGASLSLTTPYSTQNPSRSSLGEYHKDTRNLKRIKDSTIRFRLLKHTRLNVVAFLNELPKTQHDIASFTVDVNTFTNTLLSFTVSGVFKEVAVDGKSRESTMAFSRSLITVPSGNSGLCIVNDQLFIRMATTEEIRRAFVAPAPTPSSSPVPTLTAPQQEMLTAFSVKSCMNLEWSQKCLQDNEWDFNRAAQIFTQLKADGKIPDVAFIK
- the zgc:153681 gene encoding nuclear RNA export factor 1 isoform X3 translates to MEEFSGMDHVSVSQRSYPNLAVVTRVLNDKHDDRTHDDRTAPQFRNRKIRGSHKGRSYDRSRRDRQRGSHSGGFGGPGPRSRLDDTDADVTMSDSSQDNTSQHRFNPYERPFRKGGDGRFDRDRRQGKGGGGGRGGGGFRGGDRGGGGGAKSRSGWYKVTIPHGRKHDKKWLITALQNICSVPYTPVQYHVDHNRVHFYVDDSSAANALHKCSHKITDSDGYKVEVHVNPSAPPSFLLADLKPEHLEHLRQCMAKRFDGSQQALDLNNIRTDPDLASQNIEVTLNRKTNMEAVIKIIEENIPELTGLNLSNNRIHKLDELTDLVSKAPNLKTLNLSHNELKSDRELDKVKGLKLVELWLNRNPLCDLFKDRASYISAVRQRFPRLLKLDGHDLPAPIGFDVETPTTIPPCKGSCFGSDEIKGVILRFLQQYYSIYDSGDRQPLLDAYHDGASLSLTTPYSTQNPSRSSLGEYHKDTRNLKRIKDSTIRFRLLKHTRLNVVAFLNELPKTQHDIASFTVDVNTFTNTLLSFTVSGVFKEVAVDGKSRESTMAFSRSLITVPSGNSGLCIVNDQLFIRMATTEEIRRAFVAPAPTPSSSPVPTLTAPQQEMLTAFSVKSCMNLEWSQKCLQDNEWDFNRAAQIFTQLKADGKIPDVAFIK
- the zgc:153681 gene encoding nuclear RNA export factor 1 isoform X2, whose product is MPRRVRCNSCSWCGNGWSRCSWYRRGQDRGEFMVRREVRNTGCMVSGEHDDRTHDDRTAPQFRNRKIRGSHKGRSYDRSRRDRQRGSHSGGFGGPGPRSRLDDTDADVTMSDSSQDNTSQHRFNPYERPFRKGGDGRFDRDRRQGKGGGGGRGGGGFRGGDRGGGGGAKSRSGWYKVTIPHGRKHDKKWLITALQNICSVPYTPVQYHVDHNRVHFYVDDSSAANALHKCSHKITDSDGYKVEVHVNPSAPPSFLLADLKPEHLEHLRQCMAKRFDGSQQALDLNNIRTDPDLASQNIEVTLNRKTNMEAVIKIIEENIPELTGLNLSNNRIHKLDELTDLVSKAPNLKTLNLSHNELKSDRELDKVKGLKLVELWLNRNPLCDLFKDRASYISAVRQRFPRLLKLDGHDLPAPIGFDVETPTTIPPCKGSCFGSDEIKGVILRFLQQYYSIYDSGDRQPLLDAYHDGASLSLTTPYSTQNPSRSSLGEYHKDTRNLKRIKDSTIRFRLLKHTRLNVVAFLNELPKTQHDIASFTVDVNTFTNTLLSFTVSGVFKEVAVDGKSRESTMAFSRSLITVPSGNSGLCIVNDQLFIRMATTEEIRRAFVAPAPTPSSSPVPTLTAPQQEMLTAFSVKSCMNLEWSQKCLQDNEWDFNRAAQIFTQLKADGKIPDVAFIK